The following are encoded together in the Rana temporaria chromosome 12, aRanTem1.1, whole genome shotgun sequence genome:
- the LOC120918397 gene encoding E3 ubiquitin/ISG15 ligase TRIM25-like: MQSSERIYNTVLNRAPNRRQKPWHSDILRNNPDSQDHPYELPYMVSSEPSSPAVTCTYCVYSATPAVKSCLLCEASLCPVHLQVHSTSPEHVLTVPLNNLRQLRDLKCSIHKEVMKYYCFDDSSCICVSCCLAGKHKGHQVEQLEEASEKKKTELRNLVERLTSKQSRLDKRVLRLKQQREEVQDRTSVITERVAALFINLRRQLEDLEKRLLCEISAEEDRITHPFTLIINQLEIQKEDLSRSITEIEELINLSDPLAILTKTKRHESLEPKDQENLIYDLEDIDEGLISVTLHRSFNEIMETVKTVQGSSDLQLDVETAANDVYLSGDKKTVSWSKINQRRHKIHTRFKSLQILSQGSFLSGRHYWEVQSSQLGDWMMGVCYSSTEHKGTESVFGNNRKSWCLSWKDKKLSAVHDHKVKHFLNLLPCQNIGIYLD; encoded by the coding sequence ATGCAGTCCAGCGAGCGGATCTACAACACGGTGCTGAACCGGGCTCCTAATAGAAGGCAAAAACCCTGGCACTCCGACATTCTCCGAAACAATCCCGATTCACAGGATCATCCTTATGAACTGCCGTACATGGTCAGCTCAGAGCCATCAAGCCCGGCGGTCACCTGCACCTACTGCGTCTACTCGGCCACCCCGGCCGTCAAGTCATGTCTGCTGTGCGAAGCCTCCCTGTGTCCCGTACATCTCCAGGTCCACAGCACCTCCCCCGAACACGTCCTGACCGTCCCGCTCAACAACCTCAGACAATTAAGGGACTTAAAATGCTCCATTCACAAGGAGGTCATGAAGTACTATTGCTTTGATGACTCTTCTTGTATCTGTGTGTCCTGCTGCCTGGCTGGGAAGCACAAGGGTCACCAGGTGGAGCAACTGGAGGAGGCTTCGGAGAAGAAGAAAACGGAACTGAGAAACCTCGTTGAGAGGTTGACCTCAAAACAAAGTAGACTGGACAAGAGGGTCTTGAGGCTCAAACAACAGAGAGAAGAGGTGCAGGACCGGACGTCTGTGATCACCGAAAGGGTTGCTGCCTTATTCATCAACCTCCGGAGACAACTGGAGGACCTAGAGAAGAGGCTCCTGTGTGAGATTTCGGCAGAAGAGGACAGAATCACTCACCCATTCACCCTTATCATTAACCAGCTAGAAATCCAGAAAGAGGATCTATCCCGCAGCATAACAGAGATTGAAGAGCTCATCAACTTATCAGATCCATTGGCCATCTTGACCAAAACAAAAAGACACGAGTCTTTGGAGCCTAAAGACCAAGAGAACTTGATCTATGACCTGGAGGACATCGACGAAGGTCTGATCTCTGTAACCCTACACAGATCCTTCAACGAGATCATGGAAACGGTCAAGACGGTGCAAGGCTCTTCAGATCTACAGCTGGACGTGGAAACCGCCGCCAATGACGTGTATCTCTCGGGCGATAAGAAAACCGTCTCCTGGTCAAAGATTAATCAACGTCGTCACAAAATACACACCAGGTTCAAAAGCCTTCAGATTCTAAGCCAAGGGTCCTTCTTGTCTGGACGCCATTACTGGGAGGTGCAGTCCAGCCAGTTGGGGGATTGGATGATGGGGGTTTGCTATTCCAGCACTGAGCACAAGGGAACCGAGTCAGTTTTTGGAAACAACCGAAAATCCTGGTGCCTGAGCTGGAAAGATAAAAAACTTTCTGCAGTGCATGATCATAAAGTAAAGCATTTCCTCAACCTCTTGCCCTGCCAAAACATCGGAATCTACCTCGATTAA